From the Streptomyces pluripotens genome, one window contains:
- a CDS encoding sensor histidine kinase, translating to MSVAGTSTAPEGRDAWRTPAPRPGADEATRCGIDPDQLPDGLVVADEHGRVICFNAAATRITAVPAADALGRLLEKVLPLEDLEGRRWWQFTDPYGGLATRVRQPERNLLLPGGREVLVSARYVRDEPLGPVRRVVVSLRDTEARRRTERSHAELIATVAHELRSPLTSVKGFTATLLAKWARFTDDQKRLMLETVDADADRVTRLIAELLDISRIDSGRLELRRQPVDIGAAVSRHIQAYVASGQPADRFLLRIEQPLPALWADPDKVDQVLSNLIENAVRHGEGTVTMDIAPSASPREGEETGTSVTVSDEGPGIPEESMNRVFTRFWRGSKRGGTGLGLYIVKGIVEAHGGTITVGRAPGGGAEFRFTLPVGAPAYLA from the coding sequence ATGAGTGTGGCCGGCACGAGCACCGCGCCGGAGGGACGGGACGCGTGGCGCACACCCGCGCCCCGGCCTGGCGCCGACGAGGCAACCCGCTGCGGCATCGATCCCGATCAGTTGCCCGACGGTCTCGTCGTCGCCGACGAACACGGTCGTGTCATCTGCTTCAACGCCGCTGCCACCCGCATCACCGCCGTACCGGCTGCCGACGCTCTCGGCCGCCTCTTGGAGAAGGTGCTGCCCTTAGAGGACCTGGAAGGGCGACGCTGGTGGCAGTTCACCGACCCTTACGGCGGCCTCGCCACCCGGGTACGGCAGCCGGAACGCAACCTGCTGCTGCCCGGCGGCCGGGAGGTGCTGGTGTCCGCCCGGTACGTCCGCGACGAGCCCCTGGGCCCCGTGCGGCGCGTGGTCGTCTCGCTGAGGGACACCGAGGCCCGCCGCCGCACCGAGCGCAGCCACGCGGAGCTGATCGCCACCGTCGCCCACGAGCTGCGCTCTCCGCTGACCTCGGTGAAGGGCTTCACCGCCACGCTCCTTGCCAAATGGGCGCGCTTCACCGACGACCAGAAGCGGCTCATGCTGGAGACCGTCGACGCCGACGCCGACCGGGTCACCCGCCTCATCGCTGAGCTGCTCGACATTTCCCGGATCGACTCCGGGCGGCTGGAACTGCGCCGCCAACCCGTCGACATCGGCGCCGCCGTCTCCCGGCACATCCAGGCCTACGTCGCCTCCGGGCAGCCCGCCGACCGCTTCCTGCTCCGCATCGAACAGCCCTTGCCCGCGCTGTGGGCCGACCCCGACAAGGTCGACCAGGTCCTCAGCAACCTCATCGAAAATGCGGTGCGGCACGGCGAGGGAACCGTCACGATGGACATCGCGCCCTCGGCGTCCCCGCGCGAAGGCGAGGAAACCGGGACGTCGGTCACGGTGAGCGACGAAGGGCCCGGCATCCCGGAGGAGTCCATGAACCGCGTCTTCACCCGCTTCTGGCGGGGCAGCAAGCGTGGTGGAACGGGCCTCGGGCTGTACATCGTCAAGGGCATCGTCGAGGCTCACGGCGGCACCATCACGGTCGGCCGCGCCCCCGGCGGCGGCGCCGAGTTCCGCTTTACGCTGCCCGTGGGGGCGCCGGCGTATCTCGCCTAG
- the rpmI gene encoding 50S ribosomal protein L35, translating to MPKNKSHSGASKRFKVTGSGKVLRERAGKRHLLEHKSSRVTRRLTGNAEMAPGDAAKIKKLLGK from the coding sequence ATGCCGAAGAACAAGTCGCACAGCGGTGCCAGCAAGCGCTTCAAGGTCACCGGCTCCGGCAAGGTGCTCCGCGAGCGCGCCGGCAAGCGCCACCTGCTTGAGCACAAGTCGTCCCGTGTGACGCGTCGCCTCACCGGCAACGCCGAGATGGCCCCGGGCGACGCCGCGAAGATCAAGAAGCTTCTCGGCAAGTGA
- the rplT gene encoding 50S ribosomal protein L20 encodes MARVKRAVNAHKKRRAILEQASGYRGQRSRLYRKAKEQVTHSLVYNYNDRKKRKGDFRQLWIQRINAAARANGITYNRFIQGLKAANIEVDRKILAELAVNDANAFAALVEVAQKALPSDVNAPKAA; translated from the coding sequence GTGGCACGCGTCAAGCGGGCAGTCAACGCCCACAAGAAGCGCCGGGCGATCCTCGAGCAGGCTTCCGGCTACCGCGGTCAGCGTTCGCGCCTGTACCGCAAGGCCAAGGAGCAGGTCACCCACTCGCTGGTCTACAACTACAACGACCGCAAGAAGCGCAAGGGCGACTTCCGCCAGCTGTGGATCCAGCGCATCAACGCCGCCGCCCGCGCCAACGGCATCACCTACAACCGCTTCATCCAGGGTCTGAAGGCCGCGAACATCGAGGTCGACCGCAAGATCCTGGCCGAGCTGGCCGTGAACGACGCGAACGCCTTCGCCGCGCTCGTCGAGGTTGCGCAGAAGGCGCTGCCGTCGGACGTCAACGCGCCGAAGGCCGCGTGA
- a CDS encoding TrmH family RNA methyltransferase — translation MPSATPELISPRSARVSAARRLAKRNSRGKDRLFLAEGPQAVREAAGHRVDATSTLVELFATVEAADRYADIIGAARSAGARVHLASEDVIADISTTVTPQGLVGVCRFLDTPFEDVLAARPRLVAVLAHVRDPGNAGTVLRCADAAGADAVILTDASVDLYNPKAVRASVGSLFHLPVAVGVPVRRAVAGLQDAGVRILAADGAGDRDLDEELDKGAMGGPTAWVFGNEAWGLPEETRVLADAVVRVPIHGKAESLNLATAAAVCLYASARAQRASGGCRSVTQS, via the coding sequence ATGCCGTCAGCCACTCCCGAGCTCATTTCCCCCCGGTCCGCCCGTGTGAGTGCCGCCCGGCGGCTCGCCAAGCGGAACTCCCGGGGCAAGGACCGCTTGTTCCTCGCGGAGGGGCCGCAGGCCGTCAGGGAAGCGGCCGGGCACCGCGTCGACGCGACCTCCACACTCGTCGAACTGTTCGCCACGGTCGAAGCCGCGGACCGTTACGCCGACATCATCGGGGCGGCCCGTAGCGCCGGTGCCCGGGTGCACCTGGCCTCCGAGGACGTGATCGCCGACATCTCCACCACCGTCACGCCGCAGGGGCTGGTCGGCGTCTGCCGGTTCCTGGACACCCCGTTCGAGGACGTCCTCGCCGCCCGACCCCGGTTGGTGGCCGTTCTCGCTCATGTGCGCGACCCGGGCAACGCCGGAACCGTGCTGCGCTGCGCCGACGCCGCCGGTGCTGATGCCGTGATCCTCACCGATGCGTCCGTCGACCTGTACAACCCCAAGGCCGTACGGGCCTCCGTCGGTTCGCTGTTCCACCTGCCCGTCGCCGTCGGCGTGCCCGTCAGGCGGGCCGTGGCCGGGCTGCAGGACGCGGGTGTGCGGATTCTCGCCGCCGACGGGGCCGGTGACCGTGACCTGGACGAGGAACTGGATAAAGGAGCCATGGGCGGGCCGACCGCCTGGGTGTTCGGCAACGAGGCCTGGGGGCTGCCAGAGGAGACCCGGGTCCTCGCCGACGCCGTCGTACGCGTTCCGATCCATGGAAAGGCCGAGAGCCTGAACCTCGCCACGGCCGCCGCCGTATGTCTCTACGCATCGGCCCGTGCACAGCGCGCCTCCGGAGGGTGCCGCTCCGTCACCCAGAGCTAG
- a CDS encoding DUF1844 domain-containing protein produces the protein MSETPPESPDFDAMTRDIAEVPAVEVIVTVAVNLMSAAAVKLGLSEEGEKYKDLDEARKLITALAGLLDGGATEISSFHAAPLRDGLKSLQLAFREASIVPDEPGQGPGEKYTGPVYG, from the coding sequence ATGAGTGAGACCCCTCCTGAGTCCCCCGACTTCGACGCGATGACCCGGGACATCGCCGAGGTTCCCGCCGTCGAGGTGATCGTGACGGTCGCCGTCAACCTGATGAGCGCCGCCGCCGTGAAACTCGGGCTCAGCGAGGAGGGCGAGAAGTACAAGGATCTGGACGAGGCGCGCAAGCTGATCACCGCGCTCGCGGGACTGCTGGACGGCGGCGCGACCGAGATCAGCTCCTTCCACGCGGCACCGCTGCGCGACGGCCTGAAGTCACTGCAGCTGGCATTCCGCGAGGCGTCGATCGTCCCGGACGAGCCCGGCCAGGGCCCGGGCGAGAAATACACCGGACCCGTCTACGGCTA
- the infC gene encoding translation initiation factor IF-3 yields MSAEPRINDRIRVPEVRLVGPSGEQVGIVPLAKALELAQEYDLDLVEVAANARPPVCKLMDYGKFKYESAMKAREARKNQAHTVIKEMKLRPKIDPHDYDTKKGHVVRFLKQGDKVKITIMFRGREQSRPELGYRLLQRLAEDVQDLGFVESNPKQDGRNMIMVLGPHKKKTEAMAEARQAQEARKASAKANPGRSQNPAEAEASAEEPAEA; encoded by the coding sequence ATCAGCGCCGAGCCCCGCATCAACGACCGGATTCGCGTTCCCGAGGTGCGACTTGTCGGTCCCAGTGGCGAGCAGGTCGGCATCGTGCCGCTCGCGAAGGCACTGGAGCTTGCGCAGGAGTACGACCTGGACCTGGTCGAGGTCGCGGCGAACGCCCGCCCGCCCGTGTGCAAGCTCATGGACTACGGGAAGTTCAAGTACGAGTCGGCCATGAAGGCCCGTGAGGCGCGCAAGAACCAGGCGCACACGGTCATCAAGGAGATGAAGCTCCGGCCGAAGATCGACCCGCACGACTATGACACCAAGAAGGGTCACGTCGTCCGGTTCCTCAAGCAGGGCGACAAGGTCAAGATCACGATCATGTTCCGTGGTCGTGAGCAGTCGCGGCCCGAGCTGGGCTACCGGCTGCTCCAACGTCTCGCTGAGGACGTCCAGGACCTCGGTTTCGTTGAGTCGAACCCGAAGCAGGACGGCCGGAACATGATCATGGTTCTCGGTCCGCACAAGAAGAAGACCGAGGCGATGGCCGAGGCCCGTCAGGCGCAGGAGGCCCGCAAGGCGTCCGCGAAGGCCAACCCCGGTCGTTCGCAGAACCCTGCCGAGGCTGAGGCGTCCGCCGAGGAGCCCGCCGAGGCGTGA